One Entomomonas asaccharolytica DNA segment encodes these proteins:
- a CDS encoding TerC/Alx family metal homeostasis membrane protein, whose protein sequence is MQQTPSHLGFPPETLAVFITLAVVALLIDLFAHRSDKPIGLKSAAIWSVFWVLISLGFAGYLYIHHNAEVATLFITGYALEKILSVDNLFVIMAIFAWFKIPDMYRHRILYLGVIGAIIFRGVFVAIGTGLLALGPWVEMVFAIIVGWTAIMMLKSKDDEEEIKDYSDHLANRIVRRIFPVFPKIVGHKFFLSSRQVSEELLKPENHNLRINVKKGAIYATPLLLCVAVVELSDVMFAFDSVPAIIAVSREPLIVYSAMMFAILGLRTLYFVLEALRKYLVHLEKAVVFLLFFIAFKLGFNAINHIWHLGYEIKPTISLYVVLVVLTLGILASFIFPEKKEQDKE, encoded by the coding sequence ATGCAACAAACCCCATCTCATCTTGGCTTTCCCCCTGAAACCCTAGCTGTTTTTATTACACTAGCTGTGGTAGCACTACTAATAGATTTATTTGCTCATCGTAGTGACAAACCTATTGGTTTAAAAAGCGCTGCCATTTGGTCAGTTTTTTGGGTGCTTATTTCATTAGGTTTTGCGGGATACCTTTACATTCATCATAATGCAGAAGTTGCCACGCTGTTTATTACAGGTTATGCCTTAGAAAAAATACTTTCTGTGGATAATCTATTTGTCATTATGGCCATTTTTGCTTGGTTTAAAATTCCAGATATGTACCGCCATCGTATTCTCTACTTAGGTGTTATTGGTGCAATTATTTTTAGAGGTGTTTTTGTTGCTATTGGTACTGGTCTTTTAGCCTTAGGCCCTTGGGTTGAAATGGTGTTTGCAATTATCGTTGGTTGGACTGCGATTATGATGCTGAAAAGTAAAGATGATGAGGAAGAAATTAAAGACTATTCAGATCATTTAGCTAACCGTATTGTGCGTCGTATTTTTCCCGTTTTCCCTAAAATTGTAGGTCATAAATTTTTTCTTAGCAGCAGACAAGTATCAGAAGAATTATTAAAACCAGAAAACCACAATCTACGCATTAATGTTAAAAAAGGGGCGATCTATGCTACGCCGTTATTACTTTGTGTAGCAGTAGTTGAACTCTCTGATGTGATGTTTGCTTTTGATAGCGTGCCTGCCATTATTGCAGTGAGTCGTGAACCATTAATTGTTTATTCGGCTATGATGTTTGCTATCTTAGGTTTAAGAACGCTGTACTTTGTACTTGAAGCGTTACGAAAATATTTAGTGCATCTTGAAAAGGCAGTGGTATTCTTGCTATTTTTTATTGCCTTTAAATTAGGTTTTAATGCTATAAACCATATTTGGCATTTAGGCTATGAAATTAAACCAACTATTAGCTTATATGTAGTACTTGTAGTATTAACCTTAGGTATTTTAGCTAGCTTTATCTTTCCAGAGAAAAAAGAACAAGACAAAGAGTAA
- a CDS encoding amino acid permease yields the protein MMSIAGVIGAALFVGSGKTIAMAGPAVILAYIGGGILVILAMRMLGEMAVAQPDTGSFSTYADRAIGRWAGFTIGWLYWYFWALLMGWEAFVAGTILNSWFPMVPVWGFALIVTIALIIVNFMNVRSYGEFEFWFALIKVVAIIIFIIIGCLAIVHLWPWGTTGGISHLTSTGGFMPNGGQAVIVALLGVMFAFLGAEIVTVAAAESANPSKEIIKTTKSVVWRICLFYVGSIFIVVALVPWNDPRLGDPTWGSYRVTLDALGIPYTGFIVNFIVLTSVCSCFNSALYTASRMLFSLSKRGDAHSIMQITGNKTGTPWVGVLISSFFAFVAIFFAAFHLMDVYDVLMQATGTIALLVYLVVACSQLRMRRKLEAEGREIKLKVWFFPWLTYAVIVFIIGAFIVMVYEGTYFYEVVYTLLLAAVIVTMGIIAQIFNIGTKDKVN from the coding sequence ATGATGTCAATTGCGGGTGTTATTGGTGCCGCTCTATTTGTTGGATCTGGCAAAACTATTGCAATGGCAGGCCCTGCTGTTATTCTTGCCTATATCGGTGGTGGTATCTTAGTTATTTTAGCCATGAGAATGTTAGGTGAAATGGCTGTAGCACAACCAGATACAGGTTCTTTCTCAACTTATGCAGATCGTGCTATTGGTCGTTGGGCAGGTTTTACCATTGGTTGGTTATATTGGTATTTCTGGGCTTTATTAATGGGCTGGGAAGCTTTTGTTGCAGGAACTATTCTCAATAGTTGGTTCCCAATGGTACCTGTTTGGGGTTTTGCCCTAATCGTTACAATAGCCTTAATTATTGTTAACTTTATGAACGTCCGCAGTTATGGTGAGTTTGAGTTCTGGTTTGCATTAATTAAGGTTGTTGCGATAATTATATTTATTATTATTGGCTGTTTGGCAATCGTTCACTTATGGCCTTGGGGAACAACAGGTGGTATTTCTCACCTCACTTCTACAGGCGGCTTTATGCCAAATGGGGGGCAAGCAGTTATTGTTGCTTTACTGGGTGTAATGTTTGCTTTCTTAGGGGCTGAAATTGTAACGGTAGCGGCAGCAGAATCTGCTAACCCTAGTAAAGAAATTATTAAAACCACTAAATCAGTAGTATGGCGGATTTGTTTATTCTATGTGGGCTCAATCTTTATTGTAGTGGCTTTAGTGCCTTGGAATGATCCACGTTTAGGAGATCCTACTTGGGGTTCTTACCGTGTTACTTTAGATGCATTAGGTATTCCTTATACGGGCTTTATTGTTAATTTTATCGTATTAACCTCTGTATGTAGCTGTTTTAACTCAGCATTATATACAGCATCACGTATGTTATTCTCTTTATCAAAACGCGGTGATGCTCACAGTATTATGCAGATTACTGGCAATAAAACGGGGACACCTTGGGTGGGCGTATTAATCTCTAGTTTCTTTGCATTCGTAGCTATTTTCTTTGCAGCCTTCCATTTAATGGATGTTTATGATGTATTAATGCAAGCAACGGGTACTATTGCACTATTGGTTTATCTAGTGGTGGCTTGTTCACAATTACGGATGCGTCGTAAATTAGAAGCGGAAGGTAGAGAAATTAAGTTGAAAGTATGGTTCTTCCCATGGCTTACCTATGCCGTTATTGTGTTTATTATTGGTGCATTTATCGTGATGGTGTATGAAGGTACTTATTTCTATGAAGTAGTTTACACATTACTATTAGCAGCAGTCATTGTAACAATGGGAATTATTGCGCAAATCTTCAATATTGGTACTAAAGATAAAGTTAATTAA
- a CDS encoding YdcF family protein — MKWTLNRKKKMIFIAVILIYFVTVLSIILSGLKDNLFKTDLIVVLGTKVSPEGVPSAGLAARLNKAIEIYQQGYAPNILVSGGTGKEGYDESIAMADFLIARGIPASAIVKDGQGNNTRATARNTYQYMQQHQLNSVIVISQYYHIARIKLAFKHEGIRQIGSGSPVYGSWRDFYSVSRELLGYPIYFFNIK; from the coding sequence ATGAAATGGACTCTTAATCGTAAAAAGAAAATGATTTTTATTGCTGTTATTTTAATTTATTTTGTCACTGTATTAAGCATTATTCTATCAGGCTTAAAAGATAATTTATTTAAGACAGATCTAATTGTGGTACTGGGTACCAAGGTATCTCCTGAAGGAGTACCTAGTGCGGGGCTAGCTGCACGCTTAAATAAAGCCATTGAAATTTATCAACAGGGCTATGCACCTAATATCTTAGTCAGTGGTGGTACAGGCAAAGAGGGTTATGATGAATCAATCGCTATGGCTGACTTTTTAATCGCAAGGGGCATTCCAGCGAGTGCTATTGTTAAAGATGGACAAGGTAATAATACCCGAGCAACCGCAAGAAATACTTATCAGTATATGCAACAGCACCAATTAAATTCTGTGATTGTAATCTCTCAATACTATCATATAGCAAGAATTAAACTTGCTTTTAAACATGAAGGGATTAGACAAATTGGTTCTGGCTCTCCTGTCTATGGTTCATGGCGAGACTTCTATTCAGTTAGTAGAGAATTATTAGGCTATCCGATTTATTTTTTCAATATCAAATAG
- a CDS encoding gamma carbonic anhydrase family protein, whose translation MPIRPYKGTTPTLGKEVFVDETAIIIGDVVLGDQCSVWPYAVIRGDVHTIRVGDRTNIQDGCVLHVSHINLEVNKTGSGLVIGEDVTVGHKAVLHGCTIGDRVLIGIGSIILDNAQIGNDVIIGAGTVVPQGKHLNGGYLYVGNPARQLRPLIESEKELLRYGSAHYVKLKDTY comes from the coding sequence ATGCCTATCCGCCCATACAAAGGTACAACACCTACTTTAGGAAAAGAAGTTTTTGTAGATGAAACAGCAATTATCATTGGCGATGTTGTACTAGGCGATCAATGTTCGGTATGGCCTTATGCGGTGATTCGTGGTGATGTACACACCATACGTGTTGGCGATCGTACTAATATTCAAGATGGTTGTGTGCTACATGTGTCTCATATCAATCTTGAGGTGAATAAAACAGGCAGTGGCCTTGTTATAGGCGAAGATGTTACTGTAGGCCACAAAGCTGTGTTACATGGTTGTACAATTGGTGATCGTGTGCTTATTGGGATTGGTAGTATTATTCTGGATAATGCGCAAATAGGCAATGATGTAATTATTGGTGCAGGTACAGTGGTTCCTCAAGGCAAACATTTGAATGGTGGCTATCTTTATGTAGGTAATCCTGCTAGACAACTACGCCCTTTAATTGAAAGTGAAAAAGAACTATTACGCTATGGTTCTGCACACTATGTAAAATTAAAAGATACTTACTAG
- the recG gene encoding ATP-dependent DNA helicase RecG translates to MASLDHTPITHLKGVGSALAEKLAKLSIITIQDLLFHLPIRYQDRTRITPIGCLFAGQDAVIEGTVVSSAVLMGRRRSLLVKLRDSSGSIGLRFYYFNQSQKNSFQNGARVRCFGDVRAGASGLEIYHPEYRIIAVDKVMPVEQTLTPIYPMTEGLTQQRLRQLVEQALQLLTSHSLPDYLPADLIEKYQLGSLLEAVRYLHHPPPDADNQLLLEGKHWAQERLVFEELLTHQLSLQRLREQIRQQLAPALPLSKQLVAAYLQQLPFQPTNAQQRVVQEINYDLGQPVPMLRLVQGDVGAGKTVVAALAALQALEAGYQVALMAPTEILAEQHFLTFQRWFEPLGIQVQWLAGKLKGKARQVALQSIAEGCPMIVGTHALFQAEVSFKNLALIIIDEQHRFGVEQRLALRDKGSEAGLLPHQLIMTATPIPRTLAMSMYADLDTSVLDELPPGRTPVATVVIADSRRAEVIERVRQACLAGKQAYWVCTLIEESEELTCQAAETTFAELSEVLTGLKVGLIHGRMRPAEKAELMQQFKAGILQLLVATTVIEVGVDVPNASLMIIENPERLGLAQLHQLRGRVGRGSAESFCLLLYHPPLSRVAQERLAIMRETNDGFVIAEKDLEIRGPGEVLGTRQTGLLQFKVADLMRDSDLLPDVREATQQLVIKHKQYIEPLLNRWIANRQRYGEV, encoded by the coding sequence ATGGCCAGTTTAGACCATACACCTATTACCCATTTAAAGGGAGTAGGCAGTGCGTTAGCTGAAAAGTTAGCCAAGCTTTCTATTATAACAATTCAAGATCTCTTGTTTCACTTACCTATACGTTATCAAGATAGAACCCGAATTACCCCTATTGGTTGTTTATTTGCTGGGCAAGATGCGGTGATTGAAGGCACAGTTGTCTCTTCTGCGGTACTAATGGGGCGTCGTCGAAGTTTATTGGTAAAGTTACGGGATAGTAGTGGCAGTATTGGTTTAAGGTTTTATTACTTTAATCAAAGTCAAAAAAACTCGTTCCAAAATGGTGCGCGTGTGCGCTGTTTTGGGGATGTTCGTGCAGGCGCCTCTGGATTAGAAATTTATCATCCAGAATATAGAATAATTGCTGTTGATAAAGTAATGCCTGTTGAACAAACATTAACCCCCATTTACCCCATGACAGAAGGATTAACCCAACAGCGATTAAGGCAGTTAGTAGAGCAAGCTCTACAATTATTAACTAGCCATAGTTTACCTGATTATTTACCAGCTGATCTTATTGAAAAGTATCAGTTAGGTAGTTTATTAGAAGCTGTGCGTTATTTGCACCATCCTCCACCCGATGCAGATAATCAACTATTGCTAGAAGGTAAGCATTGGGCACAAGAACGTTTAGTATTTGAGGAGCTACTGACACATCAATTATCACTACAACGTTTAAGAGAGCAGATTCGTCAACAACTAGCTCCTGCTTTACCACTATCAAAGCAATTAGTAGCTGCTTATTTACAGCAATTACCTTTTCAGCCAACTAATGCACAACAGCGTGTTGTACAAGAAATTAATTATGACCTTGGTCAGCCAGTACCTATGTTACGTTTGGTACAAGGTGATGTAGGTGCAGGTAAAACAGTGGTGGCTGCATTGGCAGCTTTACAGGCTTTAGAAGCAGGTTATCAAGTGGCTTTAATGGCACCCACAGAGATTTTAGCAGAACAACATTTTTTAACGTTTCAGCGTTGGTTTGAACCTTTAGGCATTCAAGTACAATGGTTGGCAGGCAAGCTTAAGGGGAAAGCTCGGCAAGTAGCCTTGCAAAGTATTGCAGAGGGCTGTCCAATGATAGTAGGAACCCATGCTTTATTTCAAGCAGAAGTGTCTTTTAAAAATCTAGCTTTAATTATTATTGATGAGCAACATAGGTTTGGCGTGGAGCAACGATTAGCGTTAAGAGATAAAGGGAGTGAAGCTGGTTTACTTCCTCATCAATTGATTATGACAGCCACCCCCATTCCTCGAACGCTAGCCATGAGCATGTATGCTGATTTAGATACATCGGTTTTAGACGAATTACCACCTGGGCGTACTCCTGTTGCTACAGTGGTAATAGCTGATAGCCGAAGGGCAGAAGTAATAGAACGTGTAAGACAAGCCTGTTTAGCAGGTAAGCAAGCCTATTGGGTTTGTACATTGATTGAAGAGTCAGAAGAGCTAACTTGCCAAGCAGCAGAAACGACTTTTGCTGAATTATCTGAAGTATTAACTGGCTTAAAAGTGGGTTTAATTCATGGCCGTATGAGGCCCGCTGAAAAAGCAGAATTAATGCAGCAATTTAAAGCAGGCATACTACAACTATTAGTGGCTACTACGGTAATAGAGGTAGGAGTTGATGTGCCCAATGCAAGCCTAATGATTATTGAAAACCCTGAGCGGTTAGGATTAGCCCAATTACACCAGTTACGTGGCCGAGTAGGGCGCGGTAGTGCAGAAAGTTTTTGTTTATTACTTTATCATCCACCTTTATCTAGAGTAGCTCAAGAACGCTTAGCTATTATGCGAGAAACTAACGATGGCTTTGTGATTGCAGAGAAAGATTTGGAAATCAGAGGGCCCGGTGAAGTATTAGGCACACGCCAAACAGGCTTATTACAATTTAAAGTAGCAGATTTAATGCGGGATAGTGATTTATTGCCTGATGTTCGAGAAGCTACACAACAATTAGTAATTAAACATAAACAATATATAGAACCATTACTGAATCGTTGGATAGCTAATCGCCAGCGTTATGGCGAAGTTTAA
- a CDS encoding hydrogen peroxide-inducible genes activator has translation MTLTELRYIVILAQEKHFGKAADRCHVSQPTLSVGVKKIEKELGVYIFERSKNSVRLTPVGETIVEQAKKVLEQTQVIRELAQVGKDQLAAPLRVGAIYTIGPYLFPHLIPELHKVAPNMPLYIEENFTHILKEKLRSGDLDAIIVALPFSDVDIVAKPLYEEHFDVLLPANHPWTKRKEIKPDELSGKTLLLLGEGHCFRDQVLEACPTTKEGGTEDEYTEVESTSLETIRHMVASGLGISVLPHSAIHSPYYAEGVVEVRPFAAPVPTRTVAIAWRMSFPRPKAIDVLVDAIKRSASVII, from the coding sequence ATGACTCTCACAGAACTTCGTTATATTGTGATTTTGGCACAAGAAAAGCATTTTGGTAAAGCGGCTGATCGTTGTCATGTAAGTCAACCAACGTTATCTGTGGGTGTTAAAAAAATTGAAAAGGAGTTGGGTGTTTATATTTTCGAACGGAGTAAAAACTCTGTTCGTTTAACACCAGTAGGCGAAACCATTGTAGAACAAGCTAAAAAAGTATTGGAGCAAACACAGGTTATTCGTGAGTTAGCGCAGGTAGGTAAAGATCAGCTTGCTGCACCTCTTCGCGTAGGTGCTATTTATACAATCGGCCCTTATCTATTTCCACATCTAATTCCTGAACTGCATAAAGTTGCTCCCAATATGCCACTGTATATTGAAGAAAACTTTACTCATATTTTAAAAGAAAAATTACGTTCAGGTGATTTGGACGCTATTATTGTTGCATTGCCTTTTAGTGATGTGGATATAGTAGCTAAACCTTTATATGAAGAACACTTTGATGTCTTATTACCAGCCAATCATCCATGGACAAAACGTAAAGAAATTAAGCCCGATGAGTTGTCAGGTAAAACCCTGCTGTTATTAGGCGAAGGGCATTGTTTTAGGGATCAAGTTTTAGAAGCCTGCCCAACCACTAAAGAAGGTGGGACAGAAGATGAATATACCGAGGTTGAGTCTACTTCCTTAGAAACTATCCGTCATATGGTGGCTTCTGGTTTAGGTATTTCTGTGTTACCTCACTCTGCTATACATAGTCCTTATTATGCTGAAGGTGTTGTTGAAGTAAGACCTTTTGCAGCTCCTGTTCCTACTCGAACGGTAGCAATTGCTTGGCGAATGAGTTTCCCTAGACCTAAAGCAATTGACGTTTTAGTAGATGCCATCAAACGCAGTGCATCAGTAATTATCTAA
- a CDS encoding RidA family protein: MKKEVINTEKAPAAIGTYSQAIKAGDTVYLSGQIPLNPATMQLVEGGFEAQTVQVFENLKSVAEAAGGGLKDIVKLNIYLTDLANFAKVNEVMGRYFAEPYPARAAIGINALPKDSLVEMDAILVLG, encoded by the coding sequence ATGAAAAAAGAAGTGATTAACACTGAAAAAGCACCTGCAGCAATTGGTACTTATTCACAAGCTATTAAAGCAGGTGATACTGTCTATTTATCAGGACAAATCCCTCTAAACCCAGCCACTATGCAATTAGTTGAAGGTGGTTTTGAAGCACAAACGGTACAGGTATTTGAAAATTTAAAATCTGTTGCAGAAGCAGCAGGTGGTGGTTTAAAAGATATTGTTAAATTAAATATTTATTTAACAGACCTTGCTAATTTTGCTAAGGTAAATGAAGTAATGGGGCGTTATTTTGCAGAGCCTTATCCTGCTCGTGCAGCAATTGGCATTAATGCATTACCTAAAGATTCATTAGTAGAAATGGATGCTATTTTAGTTTTAGGATAG
- a CDS encoding RelA/SpoT family protein: MPTIDDLAHRLTEYLTPEQVNCVRRAYYYASQAHDGQRRRSGEKYVTHPLAVARILAEMHMDHQSLMAAMLHDVIEDTGIPKEALAEQFGESVADLVDGVSKLTQISFDSKEQAQAENFQKMAMAMARDIRVIIVKLADRLHNMRTLEVMSPPKRRRIAKETLEIYAPIANRLGMRDVRVSLEDLSFKAMYPMRAALIDKAVQKVSGHRREVVAKFQTAIEACLQRENLQGQVNGREKHFYSIYKKMKDKKKSFNEIMDIYAFRIVVDSVDMCYRVLGAMHNLFKPVPGRFKDYIAIPKANGYQSLHTSLFGMNGIPIEIQIRTKEMDEMASYGIAAHWLYKSGSDEVNQSRVKRWVKNLLELQQRAGSSLEFVENVKTDLFPDEVYVFTPKGRIMELVKGSTAVDFAYAVHTDVGNTCIACRIDRHLAPLSQVLESGSTVEVVCSPNARPNPAWLNFVATGRARTNIRHALKQQKQLESITLGENLLNKELASVDSYLDKIPPEQLEAVLKEYKLATPEALFEEIGLGNRVAYIVAQQLVKGLDRSSIGKKPLEIHGTEGLVITYAKCCYPIPRDPIIGHLSTGKGIVVHIENCKRVADISNTDKCVPLQWAKDIKGEFEVQLNVELEQQRGLIASLAEAVNLADANIEKIAVDERDGRTCIVNMVVTVHNRIHLSKVIKKLRLINGIIKIARTGH, from the coding sequence GTGCCAACCATAGATGACCTTGCTCATCGCCTCACTGAATACTTAACACCAGAACAGGTGAACTGTGTTCGGCGTGCTTACTATTATGCTTCGCAAGCCCATGATGGGCAACGTCGTCGTAGTGGTGAAAAATACGTAACACATCCATTAGCCGTTGCAAGAATTCTTGCTGAAATGCATATGGATCATCAAAGCCTGATGGCTGCAATGTTACATGATGTTATTGAAGATACAGGTATTCCTAAAGAAGCATTAGCTGAACAATTTGGTGAGTCGGTTGCTGATCTTGTGGATGGGGTTAGCAAACTAACCCAAATCTCTTTTGATAGTAAAGAACAAGCCCAAGCTGAAAACTTCCAAAAAATGGCTATGGCCATGGCGCGAGATATTCGCGTTATTATTGTTAAGTTAGCTGACCGCCTACATAATATGCGCACTTTAGAGGTGATGTCACCTCCTAAACGTCGTCGAATTGCAAAAGAAACCTTAGAAATTTACGCGCCCATTGCTAATCGATTGGGGATGCGTGATGTCCGTGTTTCCTTAGAAGATCTTAGTTTTAAAGCGATGTATCCCATGCGGGCTGCCTTAATTGACAAAGCGGTTCAAAAAGTCAGTGGTCATCGTCGTGAAGTAGTTGCGAAATTTCAAACCGCGATTGAAGCCTGTTTACAAAGAGAAAATTTACAAGGCCAAGTAAACGGTAGAGAAAAACATTTTTACAGTATTTATAAGAAAATGAAGGACAAGAAAAAATCCTTTAATGAAATTATGGATATTTATGCTTTCCGCATTGTAGTTGATTCCGTTGATATGTGTTATCGCGTATTGGGTGCAATGCATAACCTTTTTAAACCTGTGCCAGGCCGTTTTAAAGACTATATAGCTATACCCAAAGCCAATGGCTACCAATCATTACATACTTCTTTATTTGGTATGAATGGAATTCCTATTGAAATCCAAATCCGTACTAAAGAAATGGATGAAATGGCCAGTTACGGTATTGCCGCCCATTGGTTGTATAAATCGGGCAGTGATGAAGTAAACCAATCACGTGTTAAGCGTTGGGTAAAAAATTTATTAGAGTTACAACAGCGTGCAGGTAGTTCTTTAGAATTCGTGGAGAACGTTAAAACCGACTTATTTCCTGATGAAGTGTATGTTTTTACGCCTAAAGGACGTATTATGGAGCTGGTAAAAGGCTCTACAGCGGTTGATTTTGCTTATGCTGTCCATACCGATGTAGGTAATACTTGCATTGCTTGTCGGATAGATCGTCATTTAGCACCATTATCACAAGTATTAGAAAGCGGTTCTACCGTCGAAGTTGTTTGTTCTCCTAATGCTAGACCCAATCCAGCATGGTTAAATTTTGTAGCAACAGGCAGAGCCAGAACAAATATTAGACACGCACTAAAACAACAAAAACAGTTAGAGTCTATTACATTGGGTGAGAACTTACTGAATAAAGAGTTAGCAAGTGTTGATTCATACTTGGATAAAATACCTCCTGAACAATTAGAGGCAGTACTAAAAGAATATAAATTAGCGACACCTGAAGCATTATTCGAAGAAATTGGTTTAGGTAATCGTGTTGCCTATATTGTGGCACAACAGTTAGTTAAAGGATTAGACAGATCATCTATTGGTAAGAAACCTTTAGAAATACATGGTACAGAAGGTTTAGTGATTACTTATGCCAAATGCTGTTATCCTATCCCTCGCGATCCCATTATTGGTCACCTATCTACAGGTAAAGGTATTGTTGTTCACATTGAGAATTGTAAGCGAGTAGCTGATATTTCCAATACTGATAAATGTGTTCCTTTGCAGTGGGCTAAAGACATCAAAGGTGAGTTTGAAGTCCAATTAAATGTAGAGTTGGAGCAACAGCGCGGTTTAATTGCGTCACTAGCTGAAGCGGTCAATTTAGCGGATGCTAATATAGAAAAGATTGCAGTAGATGAACGTGACGGCAGAACCTGTATCGTGAATATGGTAGTTACGGTACATAATCGAATTCACTTATCCAAAGTGATTAAGAAGTTACGACTTATTAATGGTATTATAAAAATCGCAAGAACAGGACACTAA
- the rpoZ gene encoding DNA-directed RNA polymerase subunit omega, protein MARITVEDCLDNVENRFELVMLAGKRARQLASGGREPLVAWDNDKPTVVALREIAEGLIDKEFVAQEAMVREEPLFTAFDEGQMDSFRG, encoded by the coding sequence ATGGCTCGTATAACAGTAGAAGATTGTTTAGATAATGTAGAAAATCGCTTTGAATTAGTGATGCTAGCTGGCAAACGTGCTAGACAATTAGCAAGCGGTGGCCGTGAGCCTCTAGTTGCTTGGGATAATGATAAACCAACCGTAGTAGCTCTACGTGAAATTGCTGAAGGTTTAATCGATAAAGAATTTGTGGCACAAGAGGCTATGGTTCGTGAAGAGCCTTTATTTACAGCATTTGACGAAGGACAAATGGATAGCTTTAGAGGTTAG
- the gmk gene encoding guanylate kinase, protein MERGTLYVISAPSGAGKTSLVKALLERQPELKVAVSHTTRAPRADEQDGVNYFFVTKEKFIEMLNENAFLEHAMVFENYYGTASYWVDECLNKGQDLILEIDWQGAQQVRRLMPEAKCIFILPPSRGTLRKRLVQRGQDSGVVIEHRMSKAINEISHYPEFDFLIVNDDFDTALRQLESIVITYRLKCLRQAEKLETLLKDLLS, encoded by the coding sequence ATGGAACGTGGAACTCTTTATGTAATTTCAGCACCTTCTGGGGCAGGAAAAACCAGTTTAGTTAAAGCTTTATTAGAACGTCAACCAGAGTTAAAAGTAGCGGTTTCTCATACTACAAGAGCTCCACGTGCTGATGAACAAGATGGGGTAAATTATTTCTTTGTAACAAAAGAAAAGTTTATAGAAATGCTCAATGAAAATGCCTTTCTAGAGCATGCCATGGTTTTTGAAAATTATTATGGTACCGCTTCTTATTGGGTTGATGAGTGTTTGAATAAGGGGCAAGACCTTATTCTTGAAATTGATTGGCAAGGCGCACAACAAGTGCGTCGGTTAATGCCAGAAGCAAAATGTATTTTTATTTTACCTCCTTCAAGAGGTACTTTGCGTAAACGGCTAGTGCAACGTGGCCAAGACTCAGGTGTAGTTATTGAGCATCGTATGTCAAAAGCTATTAATGAAATTAGTCACTATCCAGAGTTTGATTTTTTAATTGTTAATGATGATTTTGATACAGCATTGCGTCAATTAGAGTCCATTGTTATTACATACCGCTTAAAATGTTTAAGACAGGCGGAAAAATTAGAAACTTTACTAAAAGATCTCTTGTCATAA
- a CDS encoding lysophospholipid acyltransferase family protein, with protein sequence MKKKISFLQILRTIAFYLVLAASVLIWGIVCLTVFLFIPYRWLMKGFIQPWCRFVINSASVIAGIKYKITGFENLPSTPCVIVSKHQSTWETIFFTAQIYPLSNVLKRELQFIPFFGWMLALSRQVAINRGTPKEAFKQLLDKGSNLLKAGHYILIFPEGTRTQPGQNGRFTRGGVTLAATAGVTAVPVAHNAGEFWPKYGWAKYPGTIEVVFGQPIKPESTEPEQIIQANKQAEDWIINTMQKITASDFLEAAKNTTKNPKQQD encoded by the coding sequence ATGAAGAAAAAAATATCATTCCTACAAATTCTACGTACCATTGCTTTCTATTTGGTACTAGCTGCTAGTGTGCTAATTTGGGGTATCGTTTGTTTAACAGTATTTTTATTTATTCCCTATCGTTGGTTAATGAAAGGTTTTATTCAACCTTGGTGTCGTTTTGTTATCAATTCAGCAAGTGTTATTGCGGGTATTAAATATAAAATTACTGGATTTGAGAATTTACCTAGCACCCCTTGTGTTATTGTTTCCAAGCATCAAAGTACTTGGGAAACTATCTTCTTTACAGCGCAAATTTATCCATTGAGTAATGTATTAAAGCGAGAGCTGCAATTTATTCCTTTCTTTGGCTGGATGCTTGCTTTAAGTAGGCAAGTGGCTATCAATAGAGGTACGCCAAAGGAAGCGTTTAAGCAGTTATTGGATAAAGGAAGTAACTTACTAAAAGCAGGTCATTACATCCTTATTTTTCCAGAAGGCACTCGGACTCAACCAGGACAGAATGGACGCTTTACCCGTGGTGGAGTCACTTTGGCGGCTACTGCTGGGGTGACAGCAGTGCCTGTAGCCCATAATGCAGGTGAGTTTTGGCCAAAATATGGCTGGGCTAAATATCCAGGAACCATAGAAGTAGTTTTCGGCCAGCCAATAAAACCTGAAAGTACAGAGCCAGAGCAAATAATACAAGCAAATAAACAAGCAGAAGACTGGATTATTAATACCATGCAAAAAATAACAGCCTCTGACTTTTTAGAGGCTGCAAAAAATACAACTAAAAACCCTAAACAACAAGATTAA